In one Lycium barbarum isolate Lr01 chromosome 7, ASM1917538v2, whole genome shotgun sequence genomic region, the following are encoded:
- the LOC132601977 gene encoding uncharacterized protein LOC132601977, which yields MNVIEEQRRGPPHAVLLAVVVVAVMIVPSMIGENGEAITEFIAELLSPIGLLLLPVILLLIIQFLSSDSGSFVYSIFSSGEPNSIHRVGGSPVGVAFVLLLVLFLLYNRFSIFGGDDDGDD from the coding sequence ATGAATGTGATCGAAGAACAACGTCGTGGACCGCCACACGCGGTCTTATTAGCGGTGGTGGTGGTGGCAGTGATGATAGTTCCATCAATGATTGGTGAAAATGGTGAAGCAATAACTGAATTCATAGCTGAACTACTTAGTCCTATTGGTTTACTTCTTTTACCAGTAATATTATTGCTTATAATACAATTTTTGTCATCTGATAGtggttcttttgtgtatagtatatttTCTAGTGGTGAACCTAACTCTATACATCGTGTTGGTGGTTCACCTGTTGGTGTtgcttttgttcttcttcttgtttTGTTTCTTTTGTATAATCGGTTCTCTATATTTGGtggtgatgatgatggtgatgattga
- the LOC132604528 gene encoding chaperone protein dnaJ 49: MDGNKDEALRCIGIAKEAIASGNKQKALKFIRIARRLNSDLSVEDLLAACENLDSSTPGSSSEVRNVENTKNARIHVKSDEVSDGERNYTEEHVQLIRQIKTKKDYYAILGLEKGCAVEEIRKAYRKLSLKVHPDKNKAPGSEEAFKKVSKAFKCLSDDDSRRQYDQTGLAEDFEYNQQHNVRRRRRTGHSYYDDDFDPDEIFRAFFGRSDMFRTAHVYRTRTNAASQREDLGSTGPNLLLLLQLLPFLLIILLAYLPFSEPEYSLQKNYQYQFRKITEEHGVEYFVKSSDFDQRYPLGSPDRDNIEDHVIRDYKNMLGRYCHIELQRRQWNRKYPTPHCDRLQTFGVA; this comes from the coding sequence ATGGATGGGAACAAGGATGAGGCTTTAAGATGCATTGGTATTGCCAAGGAGGCAATTGCATCTGGCAATAAGCAGAAAGCGCTCAAGTTTATCAGAATTGCACGGCGCCTTAACAGTGATCTGTCTGTGGAAGATCTTTTGGCTGCTTGTGAAAATCTGGATTCGTCGACTCCCGGGTCCTCAAGTGAGGTTAGAAACGTTGAAAATACGAAAAATGCCCGGATTCATGTCAAGTCTGATGAGGTATCTGATGGGGAGAGGAACTATACCGAAGAACATGTGCAGTTGATTAGGCAAATTAAGACTAAGAAGGACTATTACGCGATTCTTGGTCTAGAGAAGGGCTGTGCAGTTGAAGAGATTAGGAAGGCATACAGAAAACTGTCATTGAAAGTTCATCCTGACAAAAATAAGGCTCCAGGCTCTGAAGAGGCATTTAAGAAAGTATCCAAGGCGTTCAAGTGTTTGAGTGATGATGATTCGAGGAGGCAGTACGACCAGACAGGTTTGGCTGAGGATTTCGAGTATAATCAGCAGCATAATGTTAGGCGCAGGAGGAGAACTGGGCACAgctattatgatgatgattttgatccTGATGAGATTTTCAGGGCATTTTTTGGTCGTTCTGATATGTTTAGGACAGCTCATGTTTACAGGACAAGAACAAATGCTGCTTCCCAGAGAGAGGATTTAGGTTCCACTGGGCCTAACTTACTTCTCCTCCTTCAGTTATTACCATTTTTGCTAATCATCTTACTTGCTTATCTTCCTTTCTCGGAGCCTGAGTATTCCTTGCAGAAGAATTACCAATATCAGTTTAGGAAGATCACAGAAGAACATGGAGTAGAATATTTTGTTAAATCATCTGATTTTGATCAGAGGTATCCTCTTGGTAGTCCTGATCGAGATAACATTGAAGACCATGTTATTAGGGATTACAAAAATATGCTTGGTCGTTACTGTCATATAGAACTCCAGAGGCGACAATGGAACAGGAAGTACCCAACTCCTCACTGTGACAGGCTTCAAACTTTTGGAGTAGCATGA